The following are encoded together in the Zingiber officinale cultivar Zhangliang chromosome 8A, Zo_v1.1, whole genome shotgun sequence genome:
- the LOC122011221 gene encoding uncharacterized protein LOC122011221, which produces MASSSSPINSIFNVFQFHKVDRNIYDKLIAHGTEPGVARNVVALFIWLDTIGLDVLSYLDVHASNSFAFFRLVAEAESVLDCLRCDAPPRDFALAIPVIASLSDQPIDLGFFYFNRHDAAKRIAGVLDGAGRVFFDDTLYSSFLRYEAACRRNSAPLPEELARTYELGATATTSEDQRSLFLTFSKGFPLTKEEIEAYFREKWGDCVEKVAVQRPAAGSPVGPLYGKVVFTRDGYAGLVLNDTKVYKFAINGKQVWARQFEQKRSRN; this is translated from the exons atggcttcttcttcttcgcccaTTAACTCTATCTTCAACGTCTTCCAGTTCCACAAGGTCGACCGGAACATCTACGACAAGCTGATCGCCCATGGCACCGAGCCCGGCGTCGCCCGCAACGTCGTCGCCCTGTTCATATGGCTCGACACCATCGGCCTCGACGTCCTCTCCTACCTCGACGTCCACGCCAGCAACTCCTTCGCCTTCTTCCGCCTCGTGGCCGAGGCAGAGTCCGTGCTCGACTGCCTCCGCTGCGACGCCCCTCCGCGGGACTTCGCCCTCGCCATCCCCGTCATCGCCTCTCTCTCCGACCAGCCCATCGACCTCGGTTTCTTCTACTTCAACCGCCACGACGCCGCCAAGCGCATAGCCGGAGTCCTGGACGGCGCCGGCAGGGTCTTCTTCGACGACACTCTCTACTCGTCCTTCCTCCGGTACGAGGCGGCCTGTCGGCGGAACTCCGCGCCGCTGCCGGAGGAGCTGGCGAGGACATACGAGCTCGGCGCCACGGCCACGACATCGGAGGACCAGCGCTCCCTGTTCCTCACTTTTTCAAAAGGATTTCCGTTAACAAAGGAGGAGATCGAAGCATACTTCAGAGA GAAGTGGGGGGATTGCGTAGAGAAAGTGGCGGTGCAGAGGCCGGCGGCGGGGTCGCCGGTCGGACCGCTGTATGGGAAGGTGGTGTTCACACGAGACGGCTACGCCGGGCTGGTGCTCAACGATACAAAGGTGTACAAGTTCGCCATCAACGGCAAACAAGTGTGGGCCCGCCAGTTTGAGCAGAAGAGGAGCAggaactaa